Proteins co-encoded in one Natronorubrum daqingense genomic window:
- a CDS encoding BCCT family transporter has protein sequence MSRARNALSQFIDELDYVVFSAGFVVTALAVVVFAFRDDVAAAHMENANEFLQANFGWAYLLVMFALIVFVGFLIFSPWGNITLGKDDEEPAFSFPAYFAMLYSAGIAAGVVFWGPAEAIFHYDAVSPFVDAEAGSPEAAVGAVQYTFFHWGISAWTAYVVLGIPIAYYAHRYDAPMRISTILLPWLGEDNLERPIAKAVDVLAVFATIGGVAATLGFVGDQFLTGIEWTTGTAVGDGGTVLVITGLTVAFTISVALGVRKGIRRIAYFNLALFAVLLLATFVLGPTRFIMALGTEALGGYINDFITMSFYTGADAAESSAVSGWVGDWTIFYWAWWFSWSPFVGLFIARISRGRTVRQVAVTGVLASTSITIPWFATMGGSAIFLQQNGEADILGATDVYAEAGAGYPLFEALPLGGVLTVMFLLLVTTFFITSADSSTLALGMLTTGGEEEPSTINRVIWGFLIGALASLLMVVGGVDALQAAAIITGGPFAIVTLIAVASMVLAFGNRNAIFLREEDDISVPGSDSSVEDSVADD, from the coding sequence ATGAGCCGCGCACGAAACGCACTCAGCCAATTCATCGACGAATTGGATTACGTCGTCTTCAGCGCCGGGTTCGTCGTCACGGCACTCGCAGTAGTCGTCTTCGCGTTTCGAGACGATGTGGCTGCGGCCCACATGGAGAACGCGAACGAGTTCCTGCAGGCGAACTTCGGCTGGGCGTACCTACTGGTCATGTTCGCCCTGATCGTCTTCGTCGGCTTTTTGATCTTCAGTCCGTGGGGGAACATCACCCTCGGAAAGGACGACGAGGAACCGGCGTTTAGCTTCCCCGCGTACTTCGCAATGTTGTACTCGGCGGGAATCGCCGCCGGCGTCGTCTTCTGGGGACCAGCGGAGGCGATTTTCCACTACGACGCCGTCTCGCCGTTCGTCGACGCGGAGGCCGGGTCACCCGAGGCCGCCGTCGGCGCCGTCCAGTACACCTTCTTCCACTGGGGAATCTCCGCGTGGACGGCCTACGTCGTGTTGGGCATCCCGATCGCGTACTACGCCCACCGATACGACGCGCCGATGCGCATCTCGACGATCCTCCTCCCCTGGCTCGGTGAGGACAACCTCGAGCGCCCGATCGCGAAGGCCGTCGACGTCCTCGCCGTGTTCGCGACGATCGGCGGCGTCGCGGCGACGCTCGGTTTCGTCGGCGACCAGTTTCTGACCGGCATCGAGTGGACGACCGGGACCGCCGTCGGCGACGGAGGGACGGTGCTCGTCATCACCGGACTGACCGTCGCGTTTACGATTTCCGTCGCGCTCGGGGTTCGAAAGGGAATCCGCCGGATCGCGTACTTCAACCTCGCGCTGTTCGCGGTGTTGTTGCTCGCGACCTTCGTGCTCGGACCGACGCGGTTCATCATGGCGCTCGGAACGGAGGCCCTCGGCGGCTACATCAACGACTTCATCACGATGAGTTTCTACACCGGTGCCGACGCCGCCGAGAGTTCCGCCGTCTCCGGCTGGGTCGGCGACTGGACGATTTTCTACTGGGCCTGGTGGTTCTCGTGGTCGCCCTTCGTCGGCCTGTTCATCGCCCGCATTTCGCGGGGACGGACCGTCCGTCAGGTCGCCGTCACCGGCGTTCTCGCCTCGACGAGCATTACGATCCCGTGGTTCGCGACGATGGGTGGCTCGGCCATCTTCCTCCAGCAAAACGGTGAGGCCGACATCCTCGGCGCGACCGACGTCTACGCTGAGGCCGGCGCGGGCTACCCGCTGTTCGAAGCGCTTCCACTCGGTGGCGTCCTGACCGTCATGTTCCTCCTGCTGGTGACGACGTTCTTCATCACCTCCGCCGACTCCTCGACGCTCGCCCTCGGCATGCTGACCACCGGCGGCGAGGAAGAGCCCTCGACGATCAACCGAGTCATCTGGGGCTTTCTCATCGGTGCGCTGGCCTCGCTGTTGATGGTCGTCGGCGGCGTCGACGCGTTGCAGGCGGCCGCCATCATCACCGGCGGCCCGTTCGCCATCGTCACCCTGATCGCGGTCGCCTCGATGGTGCTCGCGTTCGGGAACCGAAACGCCATCTTCCTCCGGGAGGAAGACGATATCTCCGTACCTGGCTCGGACTCGTCCGTTGAGGACTCCGTCGCGGACGACTGA
- a CDS encoding alpha/beta fold hydrolase has protein sequence MRLRTLLGGALGTVGAAVVGNRLLKHRADGLENPLVGIERTYRWRGIETSYTVAGDPNDPHLLLLHGIYAGSSSHEFEPIVERLAEEYRVFAVDLPGFGRSERPPLVYSATLYAEFVRDFVDDVTDDPIVVASSLTGAFAADAAGETDIEQLVLVGPTAETGEERPWVRTLLRTPVVGTTLFNVLASKPSIRYFYDRDGYYDSSRIDEREVEYAWKSAHQSGARYAPASFASGTLDPEFDLATELAALETPTTLVWGRDAELVPLADGRDLAEAADLDLVVIDYATQLPHAEHPDKFLEYLTAELLQSSGSVDE, from the coding sequence GCGGCCGTGGTCGGAAACCGACTCCTCAAACACCGTGCGGACGGCCTCGAGAACCCGCTCGTCGGGATCGAACGAACCTATCGTTGGCGAGGGATCGAGACCAGCTACACTGTCGCCGGCGACCCGAACGATCCACATTTGCTCCTCTTGCACGGGATCTACGCCGGCTCGAGCAGCCACGAGTTCGAGCCGATCGTCGAGCGACTGGCCGAGGAGTACCGCGTCTTCGCGGTCGACCTCCCCGGATTTGGCCGCTCCGAACGGCCGCCGTTGGTCTACTCCGCGACGCTATACGCCGAGTTTGTCCGCGATTTCGTCGACGACGTCACCGACGACCCGATCGTCGTCGCCTCCTCGTTGACCGGGGCGTTCGCCGCCGACGCGGCAGGCGAGACCGATATCGAGCAACTCGTCCTGGTCGGCCCGACCGCCGAGACGGGCGAGGAGCGACCGTGGGTTCGCACCCTCCTCCGGACACCGGTCGTCGGGACGACGCTCTTTAACGTACTCGCGAGCAAACCCTCGATTCGCTACTTCTACGATCGCGACGGCTACTACGATTCCTCCCGCATCGACGAGCGAGAAGTCGAGTACGCCTGGAAAAGCGCCCACCAATCCGGCGCTCGCTACGCTCCTGCGTCGTTCGCGTCCGGAACGCTCGACCCGGAGTTCGACCTCGCGACGGAGCTGGCCGCACTCGAGACCCCGACGACGCTCGTCTGGGGCCGAGACGCCGAACTCGTTCCATTGGCCGACGGGCGCGACCTCGCCGAGGCTGCGGACCTCGACCTCGTCGTCATCGACTACGCCACCCAGCTCCCACACGCCGAACATCCCGACAAATTCCTCGAGTACCTGACCGCCGAGTTGTTACAGTCGTCCGGCAGCGTCGACGAGTAG